The nucleotide sequence GTCCGGCCAGCGGGTGGATACCGTTCGTCCTCCGGTGCGTGTCCGTCGACGGGCACGGCCAGTTGCCCGCCCCGCAATCAGTCGGTCCGTGGGTCGTCACGGGGTGCCTCCTGACACTCTTCGAGGTGTTCGGGGAGGGTTTCGACGCGGTTCCCACAGAACGGGCATTGGGTTCGCATGTGGGTTCTCAGGGAACATTGCTCACGATGCGGTTTGAGACTCCCGATCAAATTATCGGATCTGGTAACCAGGGACCGAAGTCCCCGCAGTCGGCGCCGGGACCGTCCCCGGACCGCGACGCGTCTACGGGCGCTTGAGCGCGCCGTCCTCGTCGAAGAGGCTGTGGCTGTCCTTGGGTTCGCCGGGGTACTCCCGGGCGGCGTCGGGGTCGAACGTCACGCCCAGGCCCGGTTCGTCGGGCACCTCGATGCTTCCGTCCTCGACGGTGAAGTCGTGGTCGATGATTTCGTCGGCCCAGTCGACGTCGCGGCTCATGTGTTCGAGGACTTCGAGGTTCTCGATCCCCGCACACAGGTGCACCGAGGCGGCCGTACTGACTCCCGCGTTCGGGTTGTGAGGCGCGACCGTCATGTACCGGGATTTCGCCATCGACGCCGCGTGTTGGACCTCCTGGAGGCTCCCGTAGTTCGTCACGTCGGGCTGGACGATGTCACAGGCCTGCTTGCGGACGACGTCCTCCATCGTCTCGTTGTTGTAGATGCGTTCGCCGGTGGCGACGGGCATGTCGACGTGTTGGGTGACGTCGGCCATCACCTCGCGGTCCTCGAGTTCGACCGGCTCCTCGAGGAACATGATGTCGTACTCGGAGAGCGCCTCGGCGACTTCGATGGCGCCCCGACGGGTGAACCGGCCGTGGCAGTCGAGGCCGATGCCGACGTCCCAGCCGACGGCGTCGCGCACGGCCTCGAGGAGGTCGGCCACCTCGTCGAGCTGGTCGTCGGTGAGCGAGTACTCGTAGTGGGCGAAGGGATCGCACTTCAGGGCCGGATACCCGGCGTCGATGGCCTTCTTCGCGTGGTGGGCGTAGTTCTCGGGCGTGCGCTCGCCGATGTGCCAGCCGTTCGCGTAGACGGGAATCTCGTCACGGACCTTGCCCCCGAGGAGTTTCCAGACGGGTTCGCCGTAGTGTTTGCCGGCGATGTCCCACAGGGCGATGTCGACGGCCGCGGCTACGGCGTTGATGAGTTTTCCGCCGCGCCAGGCGAAGGGATAGCGGCGGAGTTTCCGGCTGATCCCCTTCCGGTTCAGCGGGTCCTCGCCGATCACGTAATGTTTGTGCGCCTCGGCGGTGGCCTCCAGCGCAGCGGTCAGCCCCTCCCCGCTCAGAGCCTCGCCGACGCCCGTAATCCCGGTGTCGGTGGTGACTTGGACGAAAAACCAGTTGCGCCAGTCCGCGTCGACGACGAACGTCTCCACGTCAGTGACTCGCATACCCGATGACGACCGAAGACGATGATACCTTTTTCGGTCGCCCGCCGGCGGTCGTCCGCGTTCCGACGGCGTGGGACAAAGTTTATCCCCGGTGCGGGGGTGGGTAGGCCCATTCACACCATGACCGATATCCGAGGGATCGTCCCCCCACTCGTGACGCCGTTCGCCGAGGACGGCAGTATCGCCGACGACCGACTCCGCGACCACGTCGACTTCCTGATCGAGGCCGGCGTCCACGGCCTCTTTCCCGGCGCCTCGATCGGCGAACTGTCGAACCTGAACACCGACGAACTCGAACGGGTGACGGCCACCGTCGTCGACCGGGCCGACGGGTCGGTTCCGGTCTACGCCGGCGTCGGCGCCAGCGGGACGCTCGAAGCCGTCGAACGCACGCGGCGGGCGGACGCCGCCGGGGCCGACGGCCTCGTCGCGATCACCCCCTTCTTCCTCGAAACGGACCAGGAGGGACTGTACGACCATTACGCCCGTATCGCCGACGCGACCGACCTCCCGATCCTCCTCTATCACCTCCCCGACATGACGGGACAGACCTTCGCGGTCGACACCGTGGCCGACCTGGCCACCGCCTTCGACAACGTGGTCGGCCTGAAGGACAGCAGCGGCGACCTCACGTGGGGCTCCCGCATCATCGGGAACACGCCCGACGAGTTCGTCTACCTCCAAGGGCTCGGCTCGTTGCTCCTGCCCAGTCTGGTGCTCGGGGCCGACGGCGGCGTCACCGGCACCGCCAACGTCGCGCCGGAGCCCTTGCTCGACGTCTACGAGGCCTACCGTGCCGGCGACCTCGACCGCGCCCGGACGACGCAGGTCGAGACGGTCACGCCGCTCGCCGACGCGCTCATGGGCGGGACCTTCCCCGCCGCGTTCAAGCAGGGCGCACGGCTCGCCGGGCGGGATCTGGGCGTTCCGCGACCCCCCATCCAACGCCTCTCCGAGTCCGAACGGACGGAGCTGCACGAGGTCATGGACGAACTCGACCTCCTCGCGTCGGGGTAGCCGCCCGCTCGCCCCCACGATTGATGTCCCTGGCGGCGAGAGGCCGAACCGATGTCCGTACCGTCACTGACCCTGCCGAGCGGAGACGAACTGCCGGTCGTCGGCCTCGGGACATGGGACCTCGACGACGACGCCGTCCGCGGGTCCGTCCGCGCCGCCCTCGACGGCGAGTACACGCACGTCGACACGGCCGAGGGCTACCACAACGAGGCCGCCATCGGCGACGTGCTGGCCGACTACGAGCGCGAGGACCTGTTTCTCACCTCGAAGGTCCTCCCCAAGAACCTCAACTACGGGAACGTCGTCCGGGCCTGCGAGCGAACCCTCGATCGGCTCGGCACCGACTACCTCGACCTGTACCTGATCCACTGGCCGAACCCGGCCATTTCGCTGCGCGAGACGCTCGACGCCATGGAGACGCTCCACGACCGGGGGAAGATCCGGAACGTCGGCGTGTCGAACTTCACCGGCTACCAACTCAGTAACGCGCTGCACGTTAGCGACGTCCCCATCGCCGTCAACCAGATCGAGTTCAACCCGCAGTTCCAGCGACACGACCTCGTCGAGTACTGCCAGTCCGAGGGCGTCGTCGTCGAGGCCGCCGCCCCGCTCGCTCGGACGGCCTGTCTCGACGACGAGACCATCCTCGAACTCGCCGAGGCGTACGACCGGACGCCCGCACAGATCGTGCTCCGGTGGGCCGTCGAGAAGGATATCGTCGTCCTCCCCAAGTCGAGTTCGGCCGCTCACGTCGCGGAGAATATCGACCTCTTCGGGTGGGAACTGGACCCCGCGGACCACCGCCGGATCGACGAACTCGACCGAGGGGAGCCGGTCTACGACACCCTCACGCGGGACTGGTCGCGGGACGTCTACGGCGTGCCGAAATAA is from Haloplanus salinarum and encodes:
- a CDS encoding aldo/keto reductase yields the protein MSVPSLTLPSGDELPVVGLGTWDLDDDAVRGSVRAALDGEYTHVDTAEGYHNEAAIGDVLADYEREDLFLTSKVLPKNLNYGNVVRACERTLDRLGTDYLDLYLIHWPNPAISLRETLDAMETLHDRGKIRNVGVSNFTGYQLSNALHVSDVPIAVNQIEFNPQFQRHDLVEYCQSEGVVVEAAAPLARTACLDDETILELAEAYDRTPAQIVLRWAVEKDIVVLPKSSSAAHVAENIDLFGWELDPADHRRIDELDRGEPVYDTLTRDWSRDVYGVPK
- a CDS encoding mandelate racemase/muconate lactonizing enzyme family protein, encoding MRVTDVETFVVDADWRNWFFVQVTTDTGITGVGEALSGEGLTAALEATAEAHKHYVIGEDPLNRKGISRKLRRYPFAWRGGKLINAVAAAVDIALWDIAGKHYGEPVWKLLGGKVRDEIPVYANGWHIGERTPENYAHHAKKAIDAGYPALKCDPFAHYEYSLTDDQLDEVADLLEAVRDAVGWDVGIGLDCHGRFTRRGAIEVAEALSEYDIMFLEEPVELEDREVMADVTQHVDMPVATGERIYNNETMEDVVRKQACDIVQPDVTNYGSLQEVQHAASMAKSRYMTVAPHNPNAGVSTAASVHLCAGIENLEVLEHMSRDVDWADEIIDHDFTVEDGSIEVPDEPGLGVTFDPDAAREYPGEPKDSHSLFDEDGALKRP
- a CDS encoding dihydrodipicolinate synthase family protein codes for the protein MTDIRGIVPPLVTPFAEDGSIADDRLRDHVDFLIEAGVHGLFPGASIGELSNLNTDELERVTATVVDRADGSVPVYAGVGASGTLEAVERTRRADAAGADGLVAITPFFLETDQEGLYDHYARIADATDLPILLYHLPDMTGQTFAVDTVADLATAFDNVVGLKDSSGDLTWGSRIIGNTPDEFVYLQGLGSLLLPSLVLGADGGVTGTANVAPEPLLDVYEAYRAGDLDRARTTQVETVTPLADALMGGTFPAAFKQGARLAGRDLGVPRPPIQRLSESERTELHEVMDELDLLASG